A window of Gadus chalcogrammus isolate NIFS_2021 chromosome 16, NIFS_Gcha_1.0, whole genome shotgun sequence contains these coding sequences:
- the gpr184 gene encoding G protein-coupled receptor 184, with the protein MSLLLSTATTGSVIATTNATNSSRKCVDIEDSIISDLLMGLYILVFIFGLTFNVLTLGPIIQQVRSRNVLGIFLLNLSLSDLLFILTMPLWINYYYHNHRWGLSVLSCSIAGFFYYSNMYISIFLLCCISVDRCLVVTFPLRFKTKRTSCYAWMACLAVYAVVVVLHVMVLVKDNLTDAHDERNDNDRCYETYPMQAPVALFNLLRVGLGFLLPLLVLGVSYWKVLATVGQSPGLSAQAKRKVRLLSFGVIGIFSICFAPYHLLLLARSLAYYLSPDTIPQGSYCSFEQIMHFPFSCTLALSSLNCVVDPVLYVLVSNGVREEVFCWRRHKKTPASATCSLNRYTRTTATPNLI; encoded by the coding sequence ATGAGCCTCTTGTTGTCCACGGCGACCACCGGCAGCGTGATCGCGACCACGAACGCGACCAACAGCAGTCGGAAGTGTGTGGACATCGAGGACAGCATCATCAGCGACCTGCTCATGGGGCTGTACATCCTGGTCTTTATCTTCGGCCTGACCTTCAACGTTCTAACCCTGGGGCCCATCATCCAGCAGGTGAGGAGCCGGAACGTCCTGGGCATCTTCCTCCTCAACCTGTCCTTGTCCGACCTGCTCTTCATCCTCACCATGCCGCTTTGGATCAACTACTACTACCACAACCACCGCTGGGGGCTGAGCGTGCTGTCCTGCAGCATCGCCGGCTTCTTCTACTACTCCAACATGTACATCAGCATCTTCCTGTTGTGCTGCATCTCGGTGGACCGCTGCCTGGTGGTCACCTTCCCACTCCGCTTCAAGACGAAGCGCACGTCCTGCTACGCCTGGATGGCCTGCCTGGCGGTCtacgcggtggtggtggtgctgcacGTCATGGTGCTGGTGAAGGACAACCTGACGGACGCCCACGACGAGCGCAACGACAACGACCGCTGCTACGAGACCTACCCCATGCAGGCCCCCGTGGCGCTCTTCAACCTGCTGCGCGTGGGCCTGGGCttcctgctgccgctgctggtgctgggggtCAGCTACTGGAAGGTGCTGGCCACGGTGGGCCAGAGCCCCGGCCTCAGCGCCCAGGCCAAGAGGAAGGTGAGGCTGCTGTCCTTCGGCGTCATCGGCATCTTTTCTATCTGCTTCGCGCCGtaccacctgctgctgctggcgcgCTCGCTGGCCTACTACCTCAGCCCTGACACCATTCCCCAGGGGAGCTACTGCTCCTTCGAGCAGATCATGCACTTCCCCTTCTCCTGCACGCTGGCCCTGTCCAGCCTGAACTGCGTGGTGGACCCCGTGCTCTACGTGCTGGTCAGCAAcggtgtgagggaggaggtgttcTGCTGGAGGCGGCACAAGAAAACCCCGGCCAGCGCCACCTGCTCCCTGAACCGCTACACCAGGACCACCGCCACCCCAAACCTCATCTGA
- the si:dkey-202l22.3 gene encoding 7 transmembrane receptor domain-containing protein, producing MEIFLPADPWGSGNTSLDAGSSGGPGGREQNHTGLFTGTELLLRFKPLFLPLYCLLVAVAAVGNCFLLACISSDKKLHNATNFFIGNLAAGDLLMCLSCVPLTASYALGRGGWAFGRPLCHLVPLLQGATVVASALSLTAIAVDRYIVVAHPVRRRISVRGCGGVALGIWCLSLALAAPPSFYTRYLDLRPSGMHLVVCEEFWPSSGHLRLLYSCFILTASYMIPLLSVSVSYCAISGSLRRHALPGETSRSQERWSRRRRKTFSLLVASVLAFALCWLPLQVLNLLLDLDPDFHIMGKRYINLLQVCCHLVAMSSTCYNPFIYASLHSKVRQHLKGYLCYRRRRAAPREGGADVHGGTLTSPCASSHTNVYGAVRRTPGSTPCPGRAGSPPGDGGPAVAVFTDDARR from the exons ATGGAGATCTTCCTGCCGGCGGACCCCTGGGGGTCCGGTAACACCAGCCTGGACGCAGGGTCCTCCGGGGGGCCGGGAGGCCGGGAGCAGAACCACACCGGCCTGTTCACCGGCACGGAGCTGCTGCTGCGCTTCAAGCCCCTCTTCCTGCCCCTCTACTGCCTCCTGGTGGCCGTGGCGGCCGTGGGGAACTGCTTCCTGCTGGCCTGCATCTCCTCCGACAAGAAGCTGCACAACGCCACCAACTTCTTCATCGGTAACCTGGCGGCGGGCGACCTGCTGATGTGCCTGAGCTGCGTGCCGCTGACGGCGTCCTACGCGCTGGGCCGTGGCGGCTGGGCGTTCGGGCGGCCGCTCTGCCACCTGGTGCCGCTGCTGCAGGGCGCCACAGTGGTCGCCTCCGCGCTGTCGCTCACCGCCATCGCCGTCGACCGCTACATCGTCGTAG CCCACCCGGTCCGGAGGAGGATCTCGGTGCGGGGCtgtgggggcgtggctctgggTATCTGGTGCCTCTCCCTGGCGCTGGCGGCCCCGCCCTCCTTCTACACGCGCTACCTGGACCTCCGGCCCAGCGGCATGCACCTGGTGGTCTGCGAGGAGTTCTGGCCCAGCAGCGGCCACCTGCGGCTGCTCTACTCCTGCTTCATCCTCACGGCGTCCTACATGATCCCGCTGCTGTCCGTCAGCGTCTCCTACTGCGCCATCAGCGGCAGCCTGCGGCGCCACGCCCTGCCCGGGGAGACCTCCCGCAGCCAGGAGCGCTGGAGCCGCCGCCGGAGGAAGACCTTCAGCCTGCTGGTGGCCTCCGTGCTCGCCTTCGCCCTCTGCTGGCTGCCCCTGCAG gtgcTGAACCTGCTGCTGGACCTGGACCCCGACTTCCACATCATGGGGAAGCGCTACATCAACCTCCTGCAGGTGTGCTGCCACCTGGTGGCCATGAGCTCCACCTGCTACAACCCCTTCATCTACGCCTCGCTGCACAGCAAGGTCCGCCAGCACCTGAAGGGCTACCTCTgctaccgccgccgccgcgccgctccccgggaggggggggccgaCGTCCACGGGGGgaccctcacctccccctgcGCCTCCAGCCACACCAACGTCTACGGGGCCGTCCGGCGGACCCCCGGCTCCACGCCCTGCCCGGGCCGGGCCGGCAGTCCCCCGGGGGACGGGGGCCCGGCCGTGGCCGTATTCACCGACGACGCCCGGCGCTAG